The proteins below are encoded in one region of Methanobacterium aggregans:
- a CDS encoding ABC transporter permease, with translation MLDIAFKDFKAKKGRTAMCIIGIVVCVLLIGTVNLVLYEMESGLKGDLGTVNGKLYFEKNGTSYPPSGSIISESLGNELLNRSEVDQSKSTKALFVPIQGSDNAQYTMMVGITPGKEQAFIQNAKVTGKSSLVGESDNAVIIGSETAKNYNATVGSTITVQGNKYKVIGIMKKVGSGWPLTIDNSIIMSLSHAQSVMDMSGLVSTVIISPTGSIDNAETSLQDAYPNYTIYSQKDTQKTIDDNLSQIRIFMNMISTFIFVVSVIIIMIVMMMSVKERTKEIGTMRAIGTSKKKILALIIYESLILSLIGGVIGILLMSPTYSMLGVLMGAKNVNFLSFNIPSAIVTQILAIVFVIGTFSGLIPAYIATRISPIDALRYE, from the coding sequence ATGTTAGATATAGCTTTTAAAGATTTTAAGGCCAAAAAAGGCCGCACAGCCATGTGCATTATCGGTATTGTGGTGTGTGTTTTACTAATTGGTACCGTTAACCTGGTTTTGTATGAAATGGAATCCGGACTCAAGGGTGACCTTGGAACAGTCAACGGAAAATTATACTTCGAAAAAAATGGGACAAGCTACCCGCCATCTGGGAGCATAATCTCAGAGAGTCTTGGAAATGAACTATTAAACCGTAGCGAAGTTGATCAGTCTAAGAGTACAAAAGCTTTATTTGTACCAATTCAGGGAAGTGACAATGCTCAGTACACAATGATGGTAGGTATCACACCAGGTAAGGAACAGGCTTTCATACAAAATGCCAAAGTAACTGGTAAAAGTTCACTGGTGGGTGAAAGTGACAATGCCGTTATCATTGGATCAGAAACTGCCAAAAACTACAATGCAACAGTGGGAAGCACAATAACTGTTCAGGGAAACAAATACAAAGTCATTGGCATAATGAAAAAGGTGGGCAGTGGATGGCCCCTTACCATTGACAATTCCATTATCATGTCCCTTTCACATGCACAGTCAGTCATGGACATGTCTGGACTGGTATCCACAGTTATAATCTCACCCACAGGATCCATTGACAATGCAGAGACCAGCCTACAGGATGCATATCCCAATTACACCATCTACTCACAGAAAGACACCCAGAAAACAATTGATGACAATCTAAGCCAGATCAGGATATTCATGAACATGATCAGTACCTTCATATTCGTGGTTTCGGTGATCATCATCATGATCGTTATGATGATGTCAGTCAAGGAAAGGACCAAGGAAATAGGGACTATGAGGGCTATTGGAACCAGTAAAAAGAAGATTTTGGCACTGATAATTTATGAATCACTCATCTTGAGTTTGATCGGTGGTGTTATTGGAATCCTGCTCATGTCCCCTACATACAGCATGTTGGGTGTTTTGATGGGTGCGAAAAATGTCAATTTCCTCAGTTTCAACATACCCAGTGCAATAGTCACCCAAATACTGGCGATAGTCTTTGTCATTGGAACGTTCAGCGGACTCATACCAGCTTACATTGCCACCCGTATCAGTCCCATAGATGCTTTAAGATATGAATAA
- a CDS encoding ABC transporter ATP-binding protein: MKSLVKGEGLWKTYKLDSTEVHALKGLNITVDEGEFVSIMGPSGSGKSTLLNMIGGLDTPTKGDLYIGDRKKSSMKDSELTKMRAENIGYIFQTFNLLPALTVRGNVEFPMRNLSGDKKLNKQSRIKRAEECVEMVGLGHRMNQLPSKLSGGERQRVAIARSLVNHPKFILADEPTGNLDSIATANIIELLHQVNDEGTNVIMVTHDVETTKDTRVMRIKDGLIED; the protein is encoded by the coding sequence ATGAAAAGTTTAGTAAAGGGAGAAGGACTTTGGAAAACCTATAAGCTCGACAGCACCGAAGTCCACGCCCTTAAAGGATTGAATATAACCGTTGATGAGGGTGAATTTGTATCCATAATGGGACCATCCGGTTCAGGAAAATCAACACTCCTCAACATGATCGGGGGTCTGGACACCCCTACCAAGGGAGATCTTTACATAGGGGATAGAAAAAAATCCTCAATGAAGGATTCAGAACTTACAAAGATGCGAGCAGAGAATATAGGATATATATTCCAGACTTTTAACCTTTTACCTGCCCTGACTGTCCGGGGTAATGTGGAATTCCCCATGAGGAACCTATCCGGTGATAAAAAACTCAATAAACAGTCCAGAATTAAAAGGGCTGAAGAATGTGTAGAAATGGTTGGCCTGGGTCACAGGATGAATCAGCTTCCATCCAAGCTTTCTGGAGGGGAAAGGCAGAGGGTGGCTATTGCCCGTTCACTGGTTAACCATCCAAAATTCATTTTAGCAGATGAACCAACAGGAAACCTGGACAGCATAGCCACTGCTAACATAATTGAACTCCTCCATCAGGTTAACGACGAAGGAACCAACGTGATCATGGTTACCCATGACGTGGAAACCACTAAAGATACACGGGTGATGCGTATTAAGGATGGATTGATCGAAGATTAA
- a CDS encoding pyridoxamine 5'-phosphate oxidase family protein produces the protein MDFEDCIKFANETPVCYLATADRDQPRVRALGFWFADETGFYFQIGSMKDMYGQLQANPKVEACFWQPDEQTGTMMRVAGEIEFVNDPELKKKVLEDRPFLKEFGMTFDHPGLIIFRIAKGEAYFWTMQTNFEPKKMIEF, from the coding sequence ATGGATTTTGAAGATTGTATAAAATTTGCAAATGAAACACCTGTTTGCTACCTTGCAACTGCAGACAGAGACCAGCCCCGTGTAAGGGCACTTGGATTCTGGTTCGCAGATGAAACTGGATTCTACTTTCAGATAGGATCCATGAAAGATATGTACGGACAGCTGCAAGCAAATCCTAAAGTTGAAGCATGTTTCTGGCAGCCAGATGAACAGACAGGGACCATGATGAGGGTTGCAGGTGAAATAGAATTTGTGAATGACCCAGAACTTAAAAAGAAGGTTTTAGAAGACAGACCATTTTTAAAGGAGTTTGGGATGACATTCGATCATCCAGGACTGATAATTTTCAGAATTGCCAAAGGTGAAGCATACTTCTGGACCATGCAGACCAACTTCGAACCTAAAAAGATGATTGAGTTCTGA
- a CDS encoding alpha/beta fold hydrolase — translation MKYVNSKKKLILLTVLAVFLIIAAAFTFYVSDYYHADSKALTALKSTETYSVSDSSDYITFTPTTNKSTTGIIIYPGAKIQAEAYSVMASKLAQKGYTTIIVKMPFNLAFFGSDKAGAVIAKHGEIDEWVIGGHSLGGVFASEYAMKHQDKIRGVIYLAAYPSTNASNATFKALSIRGSLDGLATAEDISKNLDKFPANTTFITIPGGNHYNFGDYGVQAGDNNSTITREKQQDITVDYIVRFVEGL, via the coding sequence ATGAAATATGTAAATTCCAAAAAGAAGCTGATTTTACTAACTGTTTTAGCTGTATTTCTCATAATAGCTGCAGCATTCACTTTCTATGTTTCTGATTACTATCACGCTGATAGCAAGGCTTTAACTGCGCTTAAATCAACAGAAACTTACAGTGTATCAGATAGCTCTGATTACATCACATTCACTCCCACCACAAATAAGAGCACAACTGGAATCATAATTTACCCTGGAGCCAAGATTCAGGCTGAAGCTTACTCAGTCATGGCTTCTAAACTTGCTCAAAAAGGATACACAACAATCATTGTTAAAATGCCATTCAACCTGGCATTTTTTGGTAGTGATAAAGCAGGTGCTGTCATAGCTAAACATGGAGAGATCGATGAATGGGTGATTGGGGGTCATTCACTCGGTGGAGTTTTTGCATCTGAATACGCCATGAAGCATCAGGATAAAATCAGAGGAGTCATATACCTGGCAGCTTATCCCTCCACAAATGCATCAAATGCCACTTTCAAAGCCCTTTCAATCAGGGGATCCCTTGACGGGCTGGCAACAGCTGAAGATATCTCTAAAAATCTGGACAAGTTCCCTGCAAACACCACCTTCATAACCATACCTGGAGGCAACCACTACAACTTCGGTGACTACGGTGTGCAGGCTGGTGACAACAACAGCACCATAACAAGGGAAAAACAGCAGGATATTACAGTTGATTACATCGTTAGGTTCGTTGAGGGGCTTTGA
- a CDS encoding CPBP family intramembrane glutamic endopeptidase produces the protein MQFKRKTEGKNSISKIVNWKLYIILLIASIFGAIAIWPYILTLQGDLLQSSSIPLYKVVAAQLIQTMALSAFTIFIGLYLAKKVGLGLPILEGWLEGREVKSYLKSILGISIGLGLLAGILIIGLDYFFSFAGVSINLTQSSINPPAWQGFLASFYGGINEEILLRLFLMTFIAWIIFKIKKTEEGKPTNNGMWLAIVLAAVIFGAGHLPAAMALTTLTPLVIVRTIILNAVGGIIFGWLYWKKGLESAMISHFSADIVLHVIVPLTVLI, from the coding sequence ATGCAATTTAAAAGAAAGACTGAGGGAAAAAATTCCATTTCAAAAATTGTTAACTGGAAATTATATATAATTTTACTAATTGCAAGTATCTTTGGAGCGATAGCTATATGGCCATACATTCTCACGCTTCAAGGAGACTTACTTCAAAGTTCATCAATACCTTTATACAAGGTCGTGGCTGCTCAGCTTATCCAGACCATGGCCCTGTCTGCTTTTACCATCTTTATTGGCCTTTATCTTGCCAAAAAAGTTGGACTTGGACTTCCAATCCTTGAAGGATGGCTTGAAGGCAGGGAAGTTAAAAGCTATTTGAAATCCATACTTGGAATATCCATTGGGCTTGGATTATTAGCTGGTATCCTGATAATCGGACTTGATTATTTCTTTTCCTTTGCAGGTGTGTCAATCAATCTAACTCAATCTTCAATAAATCCTCCTGCATGGCAGGGATTCCTAGCATCTTTCTATGGTGGAATAAATGAAGAAATCCTGTTAAGATTATTCTTAATGACTTTCATTGCATGGATAATCTTTAAAATCAAAAAAACAGAGGAAGGAAAACCAACAAACAACGGCATGTGGTTAGCTATTGTTTTAGCTGCAGTTATCTTTGGAGCCGGACATTTACCAGCAGCAATGGCTCTAACAACACTCACACCCCTGGTAATTGTCCGTACCATTATTCTAAATGCTGTTGGTGGAATTATATTTGGATGGCTTTACTGGAAAAAGGGCTTAGAATCAGCTATGATATCTCATTTCTCTGCAGATATCGTGTTGCACGTAATCGTGCCATTGACAGTGTTGATTTAA
- a CDS encoding VOC family protein — translation MKIKYTTLIVDDMDESVKFYTEVMGFEIDSQYNLGPAGTITLLKGDGDAMIELIKNPLDETGLFSVGMDVEDINTTVKELKSKGAKITMEPTPITVGTLAFLEDPNGIRIALIQHH, via the coding sequence ATGAAAATTAAGTACACTACCCTGATAGTTGATGATATGGATGAGTCAGTTAAATTCTATACAGAAGTTATGGGATTTGAAATAGATAGCCAATACAACCTGGGACCCGCAGGAACAATCACATTACTGAAAGGGGATGGGGATGCTATGATAGAGCTTATAAAAAATCCATTAGATGAAACTGGTCTGTTCTCGGTGGGAATGGATGTTGAAGACATAAACACCACAGTGAAAGAGCTCAAATCAAAAGGTGCCAAAATCACCATGGAACCCACACCAATAACAGTTGGAACCCTAGCCTTCCTAGAAGACCCAAACGGAATCAGAATAGCACTAATTCAACACCACTAA